The Micromonospora krabiensis genome window below encodes:
- a CDS encoding alkaline phosphatase D family protein, translating to MPAAHLLIGPLLRRVVGTRATVWVETAAPAVVTVRTADGAGGSAPTFTAYDHHYALVVVEGLTPDSTTTYEVLVDDELVWPEPGSSFPPSVIRTRAVDDRDQPVRLIFGSCRETTQHATTRKLPPDALDAYARRLIADPTPDGQPDLLVLLGDQVYADVTSPTVRRLLKRRRRRPAGAPADQVVSFDEYTKLYLESWRDPEIRWLLSTVPSVMIFDDHEIIDDWNTSASWRSDARSQPWWAERIGSGLASYWVYQHLGNLAPDEVAADPVFAKVSAAEDATGVLREFGQRVDQEADLAHDTERWRAVQYQWSYALDLGRTRLVMLDNRCSRVLDPGNRAMLPPGEWSWFLDQAHGVYDHLVVGASLPWLLPPGIHHVEAWNERLADSRRPWAARLAEKLRRALDLEHWAAFRRSFEALGATFARIGSGTPGAPGERVGAGPAYAPPASISVLSGDVHHSYVARARFDDPAVTTPVHQLTCSPIHNQVPAGIRPLMRLGWSPGPAAATRALARSAGVRRPGVRWRKLAGPYFGNAVATLVHRGRSAEVTVEGTTSDGHLRPVMRHRLTGES from the coding sequence ATGCCCGCCGCACACCTGCTCATCGGCCCGTTGCTGCGCCGGGTCGTCGGCACGCGGGCCACCGTCTGGGTCGAAACGGCGGCGCCCGCCGTGGTCACCGTCCGCACCGCCGACGGTGCCGGCGGCAGCGCGCCCACCTTCACCGCGTACGACCACCACTACGCGCTGGTGGTCGTCGAGGGCCTCACCCCCGACAGCACCACCACCTACGAGGTACTGGTCGACGACGAGTTGGTGTGGCCGGAGCCGGGGTCGAGCTTCCCGCCGAGCGTGATCCGCACCCGGGCCGTCGACGACCGGGACCAGCCGGTCCGGCTGATCTTCGGTTCGTGCCGGGAGACCACCCAGCACGCCACCACCCGAAAGCTCCCGCCCGACGCGCTGGACGCGTACGCCCGGCGACTGATCGCCGACCCCACGCCGGACGGGCAGCCCGACCTGCTGGTGCTGCTCGGCGACCAGGTCTATGCGGACGTCACCTCACCCACGGTGCGCCGGCTGCTCAAGCGACGCCGCCGGCGGCCGGCGGGCGCCCCGGCCGACCAGGTGGTGAGCTTCGACGAGTACACGAAGCTCTACCTGGAGTCGTGGCGCGATCCGGAGATCCGGTGGCTGCTCTCCACCGTCCCGAGCGTCATGATCTTCGACGACCACGAGATCATCGACGACTGGAACACGTCCGCGTCGTGGCGGTCGGACGCGCGGTCCCAGCCGTGGTGGGCCGAGCGGATCGGCAGCGGGCTCGCCTCCTACTGGGTCTACCAGCACCTCGGCAACCTCGCGCCCGACGAGGTCGCCGCCGACCCGGTGTTCGCCAAGGTCTCCGCGGCCGAGGACGCGACCGGGGTGCTGCGCGAGTTCGGGCAGCGGGTCGACCAGGAGGCCGATCTCGCGCACGACACCGAGCGGTGGCGGGCCGTGCAGTACCAGTGGAGCTACGCGCTCGACCTGGGCCGGACCCGCCTGGTGATGCTGGACAACCGGTGCAGCCGGGTGCTCGACCCGGGCAACCGGGCGATGCTGCCACCCGGCGAGTGGTCCTGGTTCCTCGACCAGGCGCACGGCGTCTACGACCACCTGGTGGTCGGCGCGTCGCTGCCCTGGCTGCTGCCACCCGGCATCCACCACGTCGAGGCGTGGAACGAGCGGCTGGCGGACTCCCGACGCCCCTGGGCGGCGCGGCTGGCCGAGAAGCTGCGCCGGGCGCTGGACCTGGAGCACTGGGCGGCCTTCCGCCGGTCGTTCGAGGCGCTGGGCGCCACGTTCGCCCGGATCGGCAGCGGCACCCCGGGCGCCCCGGGTGAGCGGGTCGGGGCTGGTCCCGCGTACGCGCCACCGGCCTCCATCAGCGTGCTCTCCGGCGACGTGCACCACTCGTACGTGGCCCGGGCCCGGTTCGACGACCCGGCGGTGACCACCCCCGTCCACCAGTTGACCTGCTCGCCGATCCACAACCAGGTGCCGGCCGGGATACGTCCGCTGATGCGGCTCGGCTGGTCGCCGGGTCCGGCCGCCGCCACCCGGGCGCTGGCCCGCTCCGCCGGCGTCCGCCGGCCCGGGGTGCGGTGGCGGAAGCTCGCCGGGCCGTACTTCGGCAACGCGGTGGCCACCCTCGTCCACCGGGGCCGCTCCGCCGAGGTGACCGTCGAGGGCACGACGAGTGACGGACACCTGCGCCCGGTCATGCGGCACCGGCTCACAGGCGAGTCCTGA
- a CDS encoding MarR family winged helix-turn-helix transcriptional regulator → MDEQHAETLRAVEHELTALLRRGRAVSWEVAREVHPNLEPNAYGLLLWLRRCDSVRLTDLSTRLGIGKGTLSRQIRGLEILGLVRRIPDPTDGRAAQLSLTEEGQARFDAARAARMGHIRGTLESWPAEDVAEFARLLGRFNDAWS, encoded by the coding sequence GTGGACGAGCAGCACGCGGAGACGCTACGGGCGGTCGAGCACGAACTGACCGCCCTGCTGCGACGCGGCCGGGCCGTCTCGTGGGAGGTCGCCCGCGAGGTGCACCCGAACCTGGAGCCGAACGCGTACGGGCTGTTGCTCTGGCTGCGCCGCTGCGACTCGGTCCGGCTGACCGACCTGTCCACCCGGCTCGGGATCGGCAAGGGGACGCTCAGCCGGCAGATCAGGGGACTGGAGATCCTCGGTCTGGTGCGCCGCATCCCCGATCCGACCGACGGGCGGGCCGCGCAGCTGAGCCTCACCGAGGAGGGGCAGGCCCGCTTCGACGCGGCCCGGGCCGCCCGGATGGGGCACATCCGGGGCACGCTGGAGAGCTGGCCGGCCGAGGACGTGGCGGAGTTCGCCCGACTGCTGGGCCGCTTCAACGACGCCTGGTCCTGA
- a CDS encoding universal stress protein: MSVGAPDREEYGPEARPLPFERGTDGPRVVLVGVDGTRTSERAGWYAAGLARRQGAALVVVFVSAPNGLTAMMPGVDAGAVRRAQDELAAELRRDIRRGAEELGLPITFVCRRGDAYTELRDAADEFHADLVVVGSSEQAGHRLVGSVATRLVRAGRWPVVVVP, from the coding sequence GTGAGCGTGGGAGCACCCGACCGGGAGGAGTACGGCCCGGAGGCCCGGCCCCTGCCGTTCGAGCGCGGCACCGACGGACCCCGCGTGGTGCTGGTCGGCGTCGACGGCACCCGCACCTCGGAGCGCGCCGGTTGGTACGCCGCCGGCCTCGCCCGCCGCCAGGGCGCGGCCCTCGTCGTCGTCTTCGTCAGCGCCCCGAACGGGCTCACCGCCATGATGCCGGGCGTGGACGCCGGGGCGGTGCGGCGCGCTCAGGACGAACTGGCCGCCGAGCTGCGCCGGGACATCCGGCGGGGCGCCGAGGAGCTGGGCCTGCCGATCACGTTCGTCTGCCGGCGCGGCGACGCGTACACCGAACTGCGGGACGCGGCCGACGAGTTCCACGCGGACCTGGTGGTGGTGGGCTCCTCCGAGCAGGCCGGGCACCGCCTGGTCGGCTCCGTGGCCACCCGGCTGGTCCGCGCCGGGCGCTGGCCGGTCGTCGTGGTGCCCTGA